The proteins below come from a single Zonotrichia leucophrys gambelii isolate GWCS_2022_RI chromosome 3, RI_Zleu_2.0, whole genome shotgun sequence genomic window:
- the FBXO28 gene encoding F-box only protein 28 codes for MAAPEERLVSEGEGGAPGSARLSPAPLPEAAEPLAPMEPPPQSNTLMGLPIVAIESILSFLSYDETSQLRLVCKRMDLVCQRMLNQGFLKVERYHNLCQKQVKAQLPRRESERRNHSLARHADILAAVETRLSLLNMTFMKYVDSNLCCFIPGKVIDEIYRVLRYVNSTRAPQRAHEVLQELRDISSMAMEYFDEKIVPILKRKMPGSDVSGRLIGTAPVPGPSAALTTMQLFSKQSPSRQEVTKLQQQVKANGTGLTALKREISELRLKVQEQQKQLQDQDQKLLEQTQIIGEQNARLAELERKLREVMESTVGNSSGSGSNEQSPRKRRKAVDATDCPRKSKRLRNRK; via the exons atggcggcgccggAGGAGCGGCTCGTGTCGGAGGGCGAAGGCGGCGCCCCGGGCTCGGCGCGGCTctccccggccccgctgccggaGGCCGCCGAGCCGCTGGCGCCCATGGAGCCGCCGCCTCAGAGCAACACGCTCATGGGGCTGCCCATCGTGGCTATCGAGAGCATCCTCAGCTTCCTGTCCTACGATGAGACGAGCCAGCTGCGCTTG GTTTGTAAGCGCATGGACTTGGTTTGCCAGAGAATGTTAAATCAGGGATTTCTGAAAGTGGAGAGATACCACAATTTGTGTCAAAAGCAAGTTAAAGCTCAACTTCCAAG ACGGGAGTCAGAGAGGAGAAACCATTCCTTAGCTCGCCATGCAGACAtccttgctgctgtggaaaCGAGGCTCTCTCTCCTAAATATGACTTTCATGAAGTATGTGGATTCCAATCTCTGTTGCTTCATACCTGGAAAG GTAATAGATGAAATTTATCGAGTGCTAAGATATGTAAACTCTACAAGAGCTCCTCAGAGAGCTCATGAAGTTCTTCAAGAACTAAGGGACATTTCCTCCATGGCTATGGAATATTTTGATGAGAAGATTGTTCCAATACTGAAAAGAAAGATGCCTGGGTCAGATGTATCGGGACGTCTAATAGGAACTGCCCCAG TTCCAGGGCCTTCTGCAGCGCTGACAACCATGCAGCTGTTCTCCAAGCAGAGCCCTTCCAGGCAGGAAGTCaccaagctgcagcagcaggtgaaAGCCAACGGCACGGGGCTGACGGCGCTGAAGCGGGAGATCTCGGAGCTGCGCCTcaaggtgcaggagcagcagaagcagctccaggATCAAGACCAGAAACTGCTTGAGCAGACCCAGATCATTGGGGAACAGAACGCGCGCTTGGCCGAGCTGGAGCGCAAGCTGCGCGAGGTGATGGAGAGCACGGTGGGGAATTCTTCGGGCTCCGGCTCAAACGAACAATCTcccaggaaaaggaggaaggcgGTGGATGCCACGGACTGTCCCAGGAAATCCAAACGCCTTCGGAACAGAAAATAA